From Leifsonia sp. fls2-241-R2A-40a, one genomic window encodes:
- a CDS encoding FGGY-family carbohydrate kinase, with translation MLYDPQSPERTVIAEPTPVVPTPHGDLRDADAVVATVLSCIDRLLEGLPPAERGAVRGIGITSLSEEMVLLDASGRSISPMPAWYTGVAAEAARGEGIDPSFSWSKLRWASEQYAAEDVRGVTTLNSYIAAALGDDSDFAIDDSHASRTGFFDVGAATWQPQLFEATGWPASLLPPLVPAGSAVSTLASPLAERWGIPGTAAIVLGGHDHFCGAFAVGIRSEGQLYVSAGTSEAHCLIVDELPQGLLPEQVGAGRFVDGEHFYLHRQLPSGHLYRQWTGLLGLADESSRAREAEELRAEPLGSLGTTVVPGFGTDVRSSVFDLAPDAGRRTLLRALLEGLACAALLVDRELIALTGRPITEVVASGIPAASPVWQQLRANLAVAPLSVSSEDEAPALGAALLCERVATGTEGRPSALQRVPADPASAAEYGALYARFEQKLSTLR, from the coding sequence CTGCTCTACGACCCGCAGTCTCCGGAGCGCACGGTCATCGCCGAACCCACGCCCGTCGTCCCGACACCGCACGGTGATCTCCGCGACGCGGACGCCGTGGTGGCCACTGTGCTCTCGTGCATCGACCGGCTTCTGGAGGGGCTCCCGCCTGCCGAGCGCGGAGCCGTTCGCGGGATCGGCATCACGTCGCTCAGTGAGGAGATGGTGCTGCTGGACGCATCCGGTCGTTCCATATCCCCCATGCCCGCCTGGTACACCGGCGTCGCAGCAGAAGCCGCACGCGGCGAAGGGATCGACCCGTCGTTCTCGTGGTCCAAGCTGCGCTGGGCCTCCGAACAGTATGCGGCGGAGGATGTTCGGGGCGTCACGACGCTGAACAGCTACATCGCGGCTGCCCTCGGCGACGACTCCGACTTCGCGATCGACGACTCGCACGCCTCGCGCACCGGATTCTTCGACGTCGGGGCAGCGACCTGGCAGCCGCAGCTCTTCGAGGCGACGGGGTGGCCGGCCTCGCTCCTCCCTCCGTTGGTCCCGGCCGGGAGCGCCGTGTCGACGCTCGCATCCCCGCTCGCGGAACGGTGGGGCATCCCGGGCACCGCCGCTATCGTCCTGGGCGGCCACGACCACTTCTGCGGCGCCTTCGCCGTCGGCATCCGCAGCGAGGGCCAGCTGTACGTATCCGCCGGCACCTCCGAGGCGCACTGCCTGATCGTGGACGAGTTGCCGCAGGGGCTCCTGCCCGAGCAGGTCGGCGCCGGTCGGTTCGTCGACGGAGAGCACTTTTACCTGCACCGGCAGCTGCCGTCGGGCCACCTGTACCGGCAGTGGACCGGGCTGCTCGGTCTGGCCGACGAGTCCTCCCGCGCGCGGGAAGCCGAGGAGCTCCGCGCAGAGCCGCTGGGCTCCCTCGGCACCACCGTCGTCCCCGGATTCGGCACGGACGTGCGCAGCTCGGTGTTCGATCTCGCCCCGGACGCCGGACGCCGAACGCTGCTGCGCGCCCTCCTCGAAGGTCTCGCCTGCGCTGCGCTGCTGGTCGACCGTGAGCTCATCGCCCTCACCGGCAGACCCATCACGGAGGTGGTCGCGTCGGGGATCCCCGCCGCCAGTCCTGTCTGGCAGCAGCTGCGGGCGAACCTCGCCGTCGCTCCCTTGTCGGTGAGCAGCGAGGACGAGGCTCCCGCGCTCGGCGCCGCGCTGCTCTGCGAGAGGGTGGCCACCGGAACCGAGGGCCGCCCGTCGGCCCTGCAGCGCGTGCCCGCCGACCCCGCCTCAGCCGCCGAGTACGGGGCGCTGTACGCACGGTTCGAGCAGAAGCTGTCGACCCTCCGCTAG
- a CDS encoding alpha/beta hydrolase codes for MNDNSTDLSAFGIGVDLRDGYAEVGDGVRLHYVEAGTGPLVVLLHGFPEFWYGWRRQIAPLVEAGYRVVAPDLRGYNLSSKPDDYTEYTADKPAHDIQQLIRVLGAEKAPVVGHDWGGSIAWTLAMNHPEVVDRLVILNAAHPRKLNEGLKNPHQLERSWYFFYFQLKGTPEHHAERHNWEFFVHFLRDAQPPYTDDELDRYREAWSQPGAAKGMIDYYRAAVRLGSKQKVLTIATPTLVIWGQQDRFLGADLAEPHAEDVPNLVRVERIDGASHWVHHDEADRVNRLIIEFLGADQPRADA; via the coding sequence ATGAACGACAACTCCACCGACCTCTCCGCCTTCGGGATCGGGGTCGACCTCCGCGACGGCTACGCCGAGGTCGGCGACGGCGTGCGATTGCACTACGTCGAGGCCGGGACCGGCCCGCTGGTCGTGCTTCTGCACGGCTTTCCCGAGTTCTGGTACGGCTGGCGACGGCAGATCGCGCCGCTCGTCGAGGCCGGCTACCGGGTGGTGGCCCCGGACCTCCGCGGCTACAACCTGTCGTCGAAGCCCGACGACTACACCGAGTACACCGCAGACAAACCCGCTCACGACATCCAGCAGCTGATCCGCGTCCTCGGCGCTGAGAAGGCGCCCGTCGTCGGGCACGACTGGGGCGGGTCGATCGCCTGGACCCTGGCGATGAATCACCCGGAGGTGGTCGACCGCCTCGTGATCCTGAACGCTGCTCACCCGCGCAAGCTCAACGAAGGTCTGAAGAACCCGCACCAATTGGAACGCAGTTGGTACTTCTTCTACTTCCAACTGAAGGGCACCCCGGAACATCATGCCGAGCGACACAACTGGGAGTTCTTCGTCCACTTCCTCCGCGACGCGCAGCCGCCGTACACGGACGACGAACTGGACCGGTACCGCGAGGCCTGGTCCCAGCCCGGAGCTGCCAAGGGGATGATCGACTACTACCGCGCGGCCGTCCGGTTGGGCTCGAAACAGAAGGTCCTGACCATCGCCACGCCGACCCTCGTCATCTGGGGGCAGCAGGACCGCTTCCTCGGTGCCGATCTCGCGGAGCCGCACGCCGAGGACGTGCCGAATCTTGTCCGTGTGGAACGGATCGACGGCGCCTCCCACTGGGTCCACCACGATGAGGCCGATCGAGTGAACCGACTGATCATCGAATTCCTCGGAGCCGACCAGCCCCGGGCAGACGCATGA
- the melA gene encoding alpha-galactosidase produces MVKVAFIGAGSVEFTRNVVTDLCSFSELQGEFELSLHDIDAERLGYADALAKRISAQLGADARVTSSLDRRTAVADADYVVNEIQVGGYAATRKDFDIPARYGLRQTIGDTIGIGGIFRGLRTIPVLTGIGQDLAEVAPDAYLLNYSNPMAMLPWAVSAGTPFSRVVGLCHSVRDTHHLLAELVGVPEDEITFETAGFNHQAFVLRFERDGEDLYPRLREVIDGDPELQRRVRVELFRRFGYFPTESSEHSAEYVPWLMRSDAAIERFRIPVGEYLTRSERNIEEFDETLATLQAQGDLDLQPTSEMASEFIRAHVTGAPASLYVNVQNNGLIENLPAECCIEVPGIVDQDGLHPQAVGALPPQLVALNRTFLNVVELTVKAVLEGNRDHVYHAALLDPNTAATLGIDDIRSMCDELLQAHGDLIPEALRLP; encoded by the coding sequence ATGGTCAAAGTAGCCTTCATCGGCGCCGGGAGCGTCGAGTTCACCCGCAACGTCGTCACCGATCTCTGCAGCTTCAGTGAGCTGCAGGGCGAGTTCGAGCTGTCCCTCCACGACATCGATGCCGAGCGGCTCGGCTACGCGGATGCACTGGCGAAGCGGATCAGCGCACAGCTGGGCGCGGACGCCCGGGTCACCTCCAGCCTCGATCGCCGGACGGCGGTGGCCGACGCCGACTATGTGGTGAACGAGATCCAGGTCGGAGGCTACGCCGCGACCCGCAAGGACTTCGACATCCCGGCGCGCTACGGCCTGCGGCAGACCATCGGCGACACGATCGGCATCGGCGGCATCTTCCGCGGGCTCCGCACCATCCCCGTCCTCACCGGGATCGGCCAGGACCTCGCCGAGGTGGCCCCCGACGCGTACCTGCTCAACTACAGCAACCCGATGGCGATGCTCCCGTGGGCCGTCTCCGCCGGGACACCCTTCTCGCGCGTCGTCGGCCTGTGCCACTCGGTGCGCGACACCCACCACCTCCTCGCGGAACTGGTCGGCGTCCCGGAGGACGAGATCACGTTCGAGACCGCCGGATTCAACCACCAGGCGTTCGTGCTGCGGTTCGAGCGGGACGGCGAGGACCTCTACCCGCGGCTGCGCGAGGTCATCGACGGCGACCCCGAGCTCCAGCGCCGGGTGCGTGTGGAGCTCTTCCGCCGGTTCGGCTACTTCCCCACCGAGTCCAGCGAGCACAGCGCCGAGTACGTGCCGTGGCTGATGCGCAGCGACGCCGCGATCGAGCGGTTCCGCATCCCCGTCGGGGAGTACCTCACCCGGTCCGAGCGGAACATCGAGGAGTTCGACGAGACCCTCGCGACGCTGCAGGCGCAGGGCGATCTGGATCTCCAGCCGACCTCGGAGATGGCGTCGGAGTTCATCCGGGCCCACGTCACCGGCGCGCCCGCGAGCCTCTACGTCAACGTGCAGAACAACGGACTCATCGAGAACCTCCCCGCCGAGTGCTGCATCGAGGTTCCCGGCATCGTCGACCAGGACGGGCTGCACCCGCAGGCCGTCGGCGCTCTGCCGCCGCAGCTGGTCGCGCTCAACCGCACCTTCCTCAACGTGGTCGAGCTGACCGTGAAGGCCGTCCTCGAGGGCAACCGCGACCACGTCTACCACGCAGCGCTGCTCGACCCGAACACGGCCGCTACGCTCGGAATCGACGACATCCGGAGCATGTGCGACGAACTGCTGCAGGCGCACGGCGACCTCATCCCCGAGGCGCTCCGGCTTCCCTGA
- a CDS encoding DeoR/GlpR family DNA-binding transcription regulator codes for MQRKERLHHIVSAIVDNLSMEVPELAARFDVSEATIRRDLELLEEQQLVSRTRGGATTHVAFNDLPLGFKTSQDLDEKRRIARSALAFLDGARVVGMTGGTTTNEFARQLLGRRGLTVVTNALNIATSLVSSPGLRVFAAGGEVRSSSQEVVGPSAEAFLSEYNIDVSFLGVDGVDTEAGCTNYDPIGARVNGAMRARSRMTIVLADATKIGRVALASVCSMDEVDVLITDSRAPQSAVDAIQRRGCRVICA; via the coding sequence GTGCAGCGCAAAGAACGCCTTCATCACATCGTCTCCGCGATCGTCGACAACCTCTCGATGGAGGTGCCCGAGCTCGCCGCACGGTTCGACGTCTCGGAGGCGACCATCCGCCGCGACCTGGAGCTGCTGGAAGAACAGCAGCTGGTCAGCCGCACGCGCGGTGGCGCGACGACGCACGTCGCCTTCAACGACCTCCCCCTCGGGTTCAAGACCTCGCAGGATCTGGACGAGAAGCGCCGCATCGCACGGAGCGCGCTCGCCTTCCTCGACGGCGCGAGGGTCGTCGGCATGACCGGCGGGACGACCACGAACGAGTTCGCTCGGCAGCTGCTCGGCCGCCGGGGCCTCACGGTCGTGACCAACGCCCTCAACATCGCCACGAGCCTGGTGAGCAGCCCGGGACTCCGCGTCTTCGCGGCCGGCGGCGAGGTGCGCAGCAGCAGCCAGGAGGTGGTCGGCCCGAGCGCCGAGGCGTTCCTCTCGGAGTACAACATCGACGTCTCGTTCCTCGGCGTGGACGGCGTCGACACCGAGGCAGGCTGCACCAACTACGACCCCATCGGCGCCCGCGTGAACGGAGCGATGCGTGCGCGCTCACGGATGACGATCGTGCTGGCGGACGCCACCAAGATCGGCCGCGTCGCGCTCGCGAGCGTGTGCTCCATGGACGAGGTGGATGTGCTCATCACCGACTCCCGTGCTCCGCAGTCGGCGGTGGACGCCATCCAGCGCCGGGGATGCCGCGTCATCTGCGCCTGA
- a CDS encoding sugar ABC transporter permease, with the protein MSVDVQSRRRPGTSRPAGGGPTRSRLVRRLDFLPYGLVAPLAIFIIGLALVPAGITLVEAFFKIQPLNPPDRFNGIDNFVTLFSDPAVVASMGNTVLYVIIGVLLSTALGVLFAVTLQKPFRGRSVLVAILILPWALPGVVEGIVWSGIWDSNNGLLNSVLSSLHLIDHYQVFLGQNQFVTILAIELVQVWQITPLSALLVLASLQNIPGELYEAAALDGATGFNMFRRITLPLARPGIAIAMVQAVIATLNVFDQPFVLNGAAATGSSVTMQTYFISFQNLDFGQGYALSLLITLATLIVSLGVVRLVYRPVEF; encoded by the coding sequence TTGAGCGTCGACGTCCAGTCCCGCCGCCGGCCGGGCACGTCCCGGCCGGCGGGAGGGGGTCCCACGCGTTCGCGGCTGGTCCGCCGCCTCGACTTCCTGCCCTATGGCCTCGTCGCTCCGCTCGCGATCTTCATCATCGGGCTGGCTCTCGTCCCGGCCGGGATCACCCTGGTCGAGGCGTTCTTCAAGATCCAGCCGCTGAACCCGCCGGACCGCTTCAACGGCATCGACAACTTCGTCACCCTGTTCAGCGACCCCGCCGTGGTGGCGAGCATGGGCAACACGGTGCTGTACGTCATCATCGGCGTCCTGCTGTCGACGGCGCTGGGCGTGCTGTTCGCGGTGACCCTGCAGAAGCCGTTCCGCGGCCGCTCGGTGCTCGTCGCGATCCTGATCCTGCCGTGGGCGCTGCCGGGCGTGGTCGAGGGCATCGTCTGGTCCGGCATCTGGGACAGCAACAACGGCCTGCTCAACAGCGTGCTGTCGTCGCTGCACCTGATCGACCACTACCAGGTGTTCCTCGGCCAGAACCAATTCGTGACGATCCTCGCGATCGAGCTCGTGCAGGTGTGGCAGATCACCCCGCTGTCGGCGCTGCTCGTTCTGGCGTCGCTGCAGAACATCCCCGGCGAGCTCTACGAGGCGGCCGCGCTGGACGGCGCCACCGGGTTCAACATGTTCCGCCGCATCACGCTGCCGCTCGCCCGACCGGGCATCGCCATCGCCATGGTCCAGGCCGTCATCGCGACACTCAATGTGTTCGACCAGCCCTTCGTGCTGAACGGCGCCGCCGCGACCGGCTCGTCGGTGACGATGCAGACCTACTTCATCAGCTTCCAGAACCTCGACTTCGGTCAGGGCTATGCGCTGTCCCTGCTGATCACGCTCGCCACGCTCATCGTGTCGCTGGGCGTCGTGAGGCTCGTCTACCGCCCCGTGGAGTTCTGA
- a CDS encoding hexose kinase, whose protein sequence is MRIGILGTGAMTIALGARLVRAGHEVLIGSRDPERSRAVSEELGAAGAGDYRFAARADVVILALHDTEVLRIAESLADVLAGAVVIDLNNPLDPPSFESRYAGSESLGERLAAVAPGARVVKAFNTVYAEWFAEGADAGSPAVQVFVASDDEDAKSTVTDLVRQLDAEPVDAGPLRAARQLESLAGFEVSLVDRGFAPFVGFRLVAGQQARDADGVRPRISVVGPNPAMDRTEAIAEFRPNEVNRATVSSPRAGGKSFIVARALRRLGRPVALYGFLGGTTGEYLRSECAELGIHDRHVTIVGETRINTIVVDGATGGATVVNEPGPTVSEAEADALVRAVGAGLAADDLLLLSGSLTHGLRPGFYAELVELAHSRGARTVVDAAGDVLVRAAAARPWALKCNLEEFAAIMPDAPRQLAMDADRDRLLRAMRALTATGVELVIVTLGADGLLAATASEAIQVAAPRVIVKNPTGSGDTLLAAFAAACADGEPLPDALRFAVAAASANAAVLVPDLGPDPQLTELVKQTVVHRLSTGTAS, encoded by the coding sequence GTGAGAATCGGGATCCTCGGCACGGGGGCGATGACCATCGCGCTCGGCGCCCGGCTCGTGCGAGCCGGGCACGAGGTGCTCATCGGCTCGCGCGACCCCGAGCGGTCGCGCGCCGTGAGTGAGGAGCTCGGCGCCGCGGGCGCCGGCGACTACCGGTTCGCGGCGCGCGCCGACGTGGTGATCCTCGCCCTGCACGACACCGAGGTTCTGCGGATCGCCGAGTCCCTCGCCGACGTCCTCGCCGGCGCCGTCGTGATCGACCTCAACAACCCGCTCGATCCTCCATCGTTCGAGAGCCGGTACGCCGGCTCCGAGTCGCTCGGCGAACGACTGGCGGCGGTCGCCCCAGGGGCGAGAGTCGTGAAGGCGTTCAACACGGTCTACGCGGAATGGTTCGCCGAGGGCGCCGACGCCGGCTCCCCCGCGGTGCAGGTGTTCGTGGCCTCGGATGACGAGGACGCGAAGAGCACCGTCACCGACCTCGTCCGCCAGCTCGACGCGGAGCCGGTCGATGCCGGACCGCTCCGGGCCGCGCGGCAGCTGGAGAGCCTGGCGGGGTTCGAGGTCTCCCTGGTCGATCGCGGCTTCGCCCCGTTCGTCGGCTTCCGGCTGGTCGCCGGTCAGCAGGCGCGGGACGCTGACGGCGTCCGACCGCGGATCTCGGTGGTCGGCCCCAACCCGGCGATGGACAGGACCGAGGCGATTGCGGAGTTCCGCCCGAACGAGGTCAACCGGGCGACCGTCAGCAGCCCGCGGGCCGGCGGCAAGAGCTTCATTGTCGCCCGGGCCCTCCGCCGCCTCGGCCGGCCCGTTGCTCTCTACGGGTTCCTCGGCGGCACGACCGGAGAGTATCTGCGGTCGGAATGCGCCGAGCTGGGCATCCACGACCGTCACGTCACGATCGTGGGAGAGACGCGGATCAACACCATCGTCGTCGACGGCGCGACGGGCGGGGCGACCGTCGTCAACGAACCCGGGCCGACGGTCAGCGAGGCCGAGGCGGACGCGCTCGTCCGGGCTGTCGGCGCCGGCCTGGCCGCCGACGACCTCCTGCTCCTCTCCGGCAGCCTCACGCACGGACTCCGCCCGGGCTTCTATGCGGAACTGGTCGAGCTCGCGCATTCGCGCGGCGCCCGAACGGTGGTGGATGCGGCAGGCGACGTGCTCGTGCGCGCTGCCGCCGCCCGCCCCTGGGCGCTGAAGTGCAACCTCGAGGAGTTCGCGGCGATCATGCCCGATGCGCCACGGCAGCTCGCCATGGACGCCGACCGCGACCGCCTCCTCCGCGCGATGCGCGCGCTCACGGCGACGGGCGTCGAGCTCGTCATCGTCACGCTCGGCGCGGACGGCCTGCTGGCCGCCACCGCGAGCGAGGCGATCCAGGTCGCAGCTCCACGGGTGATCGTCAAGAACCCCACGGGCTCCGGCGACACCCTCCTCGCCGCTTTCGCGGCGGCATGCGCCGACGGCGAGCCGCTGCCGGACGCGTTGAGGTTCGCTGTCGCGGCCGCCAGCGCCAACGCCGCCGTTCTGGTCCCGGACCTCGGGCCCGACCCTCAGCTGACCGAACTGGTGAAGCAGACCGTCGTCCACCGGCTCTCGACAGGGACGGCATCGTGA
- a CDS encoding ribokinase: MSRFLLPTPAVAVVGSANLDIVVRVARAPRAGETLLGTGYETAPGGKGLNQALAAAAVAATSFVGALGDDDAGRRLLDELTAHRVDVTQVVTAPQPTGRAVISVTPDGENSIVVIPLANSELTGGQVEAALNARMPQVVLCQCEVPSEAVRAAAGWALQNGARFILNASPAPGVDPRVLSSADPVIVNLEEAAVLVDLPEQASPGTIAERLRPLVRSSVVTLGARGAWVDDGTAGRSIAPVAVAAVDTTGAGDAFAGTLAAELAVGKDLLDAARSANAAAARIVGAPRSERGRSQVIDG; the protein is encoded by the coding sequence GTGTCCAGATTCCTCCTCCCCACCCCCGCGGTCGCGGTCGTGGGCTCCGCGAACCTCGACATCGTGGTCCGCGTCGCTCGGGCTCCTCGGGCGGGGGAGACCCTGTTGGGCACCGGATACGAGACGGCTCCCGGGGGGAAGGGGCTGAATCAGGCCCTCGCTGCTGCGGCGGTCGCCGCGACGTCGTTCGTGGGCGCGCTGGGAGACGACGACGCCGGGCGCCGGTTGCTGGACGAGTTGACGGCGCACCGGGTGGATGTCACGCAGGTCGTCACTGCGCCCCAGCCGACAGGAAGGGCCGTCATCTCCGTGACGCCGGACGGTGAGAACTCGATCGTTGTGATTCCGCTGGCGAATTCGGAGCTCACCGGCGGGCAGGTCGAAGCCGCGTTGAACGCACGGATGCCGCAGGTGGTGCTGTGCCAGTGCGAAGTCCCGTCCGAGGCGGTGCGGGCAGCCGCCGGGTGGGCACTGCAGAACGGGGCGCGCTTCATCCTCAACGCGAGTCCGGCCCCCGGGGTGGACCCACGGGTGCTGTCGTCGGCGGATCCCGTGATCGTCAACCTCGAAGAGGCCGCCGTGTTGGTGGACCTGCCTGAGCAGGCGAGTCCGGGCACGATCGCGGAACGGTTACGTCCCCTCGTCCGATCGTCTGTCGTGACCCTGGGTGCCAGGGGTGCGTGGGTGGACGACGGTACGGCCGGCCGGAGCATCGCTCCCGTGGCCGTCGCTGCGGTCGACACGACGGGTGCCGGCGACGCGTTCGCAGGAACGCTCGCTGCAGAACTCGCCGTCGGAAAGGACCTTCTCGACGCGGCACGGTCGGCGAATGCGGCGGCGGCCCGGATCGTCGGTGCGCCGCGATCCGAGCGAGGCCGCAGCCAGGTCATCGACGGCTAG
- a CDS encoding three-helix bundle dimerization domain-containing protein gives MAKQPTDEDTIQQIVERLQEKFPDTPRAEIEDIARAEYGQYAGRPVRDYLAILVERSAKKQLKKTGS, from the coding sequence ATGGCAAAGCAACCAACAGACGAGGACACCATCCAGCAGATCGTCGAACGGCTGCAGGAGAAGTTCCCGGATACGCCCCGCGCGGAGATCGAGGACATCGCCCGTGCGGAGTACGGGCAGTATGCGGGGCGCCCGGTGCGGGATTACCTCGCGATCCTCGTCGAGCGCTCCGCGAAGAAGCAGCTCAAGAAGACCGGGAGCTGA
- a CDS encoding carbohydrate ABC transporter permease has product MKRRSIARPIGVAFILVWTLLPLYWVLNTSLQTDAQISAKPANYLPPTPSLKNYFTLLGGSGDLADSVRQSTLNIFIECTAATIVTVVLATLAAYAFARMKFRGRDVLFYAVLATMAFPAYATLIPLYQMMSALGLVNTYTGIVLVYISGFLPLATWILYNYMSSLPVALEEAGQVDGASRMRVLWHVVLPLARPGIVSVAIITFLSAWAQFLFPLVLSSDLSTQPLTVVIAALQGRHTVPYSLMSAAGVIAVAVPAVIAVVLNRYIVSGLLTGSVK; this is encoded by the coding sequence ATGAAACGACGTTCCATCGCGCGACCGATCGGTGTCGCGTTCATCCTGGTCTGGACGCTGCTGCCGCTGTACTGGGTGCTGAACACCAGCCTCCAGACCGACGCGCAGATCAGTGCGAAGCCGGCGAACTACCTGCCGCCCACGCCCTCCCTGAAGAACTACTTCACACTGCTCGGGGGCAGTGGCGACCTGGCCGACTCGGTCCGGCAGTCGACGCTCAACATCTTCATCGAGTGCACGGCGGCGACCATCGTGACCGTCGTCCTGGCCACGCTCGCGGCCTATGCGTTCGCCCGCATGAAGTTCCGCGGCCGCGACGTGCTCTTCTACGCGGTGCTCGCGACGATGGCGTTCCCCGCGTACGCCACCCTCATCCCGCTCTACCAGATGATGTCGGCGCTCGGACTGGTCAACACCTATACGGGCATCGTGCTGGTGTACATCTCCGGCTTCCTGCCCCTGGCGACCTGGATCCTCTACAACTACATGAGCAGCCTCCCGGTCGCGCTCGAGGAGGCCGGTCAGGTCGACGGGGCCAGCAGGATGCGCGTGCTCTGGCACGTCGTGCTGCCGCTCGCTCGGCCGGGCATCGTCTCGGTGGCCATCATCACGTTCCTGTCGGCCTGGGCGCAGTTCCTGTTCCCGCTGGTGCTCTCGAGCGACCTGTCGACGCAACCGCTCACGGTGGTCATCGCGGCGCTGCAGGGCCGGCACACCGTCCCGTACTCGCTGATGAGCGCGGCGGGCGTGATTGCCGTCGCGGTTCCCGCCGTGATCGCGGTCGTGCTCAACCGGTACATCGTCAGCGGACTCCTCACGGGGAGCGTCAAGTGA
- a CDS encoding extracellular solute-binding protein, producing the protein MTLKLRRSTRNAVIAGAVALGLTLTGCTGGSGSSGGSTQTKGATITVAWMNPAPPKAALDAFTKETGITVKWTSIDWDNLQTKIAAAATSKTYFADVTDVDWSRVGQLSKLDWFYPIDNYIDTKKLKADMPQLTSFESGGKVIGIPFDSSYMVTTVNKDQFAKAGITTMPTTMSEYTDDLKQIKAKGISATPLNIPFAAAEGLSTYWYEATEAFGGTLLDAKGKPQFASPDSGGYKAAKWMIDSLKDGLVPAGNINVTDSQGMQNLMAKGVVSSTFSDYSGNVGSLYDVPASSSVVGKTGYIPTPGVDGTTSNLGNPDGIGIPKQAKYPAAAAKFIEWITASENQADFAGANGPDKVMPNYPTPSRLSAMKILTENGKLAQGAELSELLSKSKPVFATGAPSWYPEFSRSVSTNLHSAAVGTISVDAAIKAIAAQATKLANGS; encoded by the coding sequence ATGACGCTCAAGCTCAGACGCAGTACCCGGAATGCCGTCATCGCCGGCGCCGTCGCCCTCGGACTCACGCTGACCGGATGCACCGGCGGCAGTGGATCCTCCGGTGGTTCCACCCAGACGAAGGGTGCGACCATCACCGTCGCCTGGATGAATCCCGCGCCCCCGAAGGCGGCCCTCGACGCGTTCACCAAGGAAACGGGCATCACCGTGAAGTGGACGAGCATCGACTGGGACAACCTCCAGACCAAGATCGCCGCAGCCGCGACCTCGAAGACCTACTTCGCCGATGTGACGGATGTGGACTGGTCGCGCGTCGGGCAGCTCAGCAAGCTCGACTGGTTCTACCCGATCGACAACTACATCGACACGAAGAAGCTGAAGGCGGACATGCCGCAGCTCACGTCGTTCGAGTCCGGCGGGAAGGTCATCGGCATCCCGTTCGACTCCTCCTACATGGTGACGACGGTCAACAAGGACCAGTTCGCCAAGGCCGGGATCACCACGATGCCGACCACGATGAGCGAGTACACCGACGACCTCAAGCAGATCAAGGCGAAGGGCATCTCGGCGACCCCGCTCAACATCCCGTTCGCAGCGGCGGAGGGCCTGTCGACCTACTGGTACGAGGCCACCGAGGCGTTCGGCGGCACGCTCCTCGATGCGAAGGGCAAGCCGCAGTTCGCCAGCCCCGACTCCGGTGGCTACAAGGCCGCCAAGTGGATGATCGACTCGCTGAAGGACGGGCTCGTCCCGGCCGGCAACATCAACGTCACCGACTCCCAGGGCATGCAGAACCTGATGGCGAAGGGCGTCGTCTCCTCGACCTTCTCGGACTACTCGGGCAACGTGGGCAGCCTCTACGACGTACCCGCCTCGTCCAGCGTGGTCGGCAAGACGGGCTACATCCCGACGCCGGGCGTCGACGGGACCACGAGCAACCTCGGTAACCCGGACGGCATCGGCATCCCGAAGCAGGCCAAGTACCCGGCCGCCGCGGCCAAGTTCATCGAGTGGATCACCGCCTCCGAGAACCAGGCCGACTTCGCCGGCGCCAACGGGCCCGACAAGGTCATGCCGAACTACCCGACACCGTCGCGTCTGTCGGCGATGAAGATCCTCACGGAGAACGGCAAGCTGGCCCAGGGCGCCGAGCTCAGCGAGCTGCTGTCGAAGTCCAAGCCGGTCTTCGCGACGGGTGCGCCGTCCTGGTACCCGGAGTTCTCGCGGTCGGTCAGCACCAACCTGCACTCCGCCGCCGTCGGCACCATCAGCGTGGACGCGGCGATCAAGGCGATCGCCGCGCAGGCGACCAAGCTGGCGAACGGCTCTTGA